The Mycolicibacterium flavescens genome has a segment encoding these proteins:
- a CDS encoding ditF protein, whose product MSPAPSAPVISGAGISRIGRRTGIPGLDLTVEASADAIADAGLAPADIDAVLTMGDTPADEAAAALGVAAAGEQGPMLGRNGLLTPVVAARDLIAEGRARHVLVYRTVQMIGGTVDRGAAERVPASGGKPAEGGMDMTEVGYLLAAHAYSAANWLALHCRAHMDRYGTTKEQLGWIALNGRRNAASNPLAVYRDPMTMEQYLGARMISSPLGLLDCDVPVDGSIALVLSTPAHRANAPHGAVTIEAAGGASGAGGWTGRPDYPKMAMHDAAADMWSQTDLKPADVDIAELYDGFSYLTLAWLEALGFCADGEGGPFVEGGHKIARDGPLPLNTYGGQLSAGRMHGYWVLYEACQQLRGLAGDTAIAERPEVAVASAGGGPIAGCVLLSC is encoded by the coding sequence ATGTCCCCCGCGCCGAGCGCCCCGGTCATCTCGGGCGCCGGGATTTCTCGTATCGGGCGCCGCACCGGCATCCCGGGACTGGATCTCACCGTCGAGGCCTCGGCTGACGCCATCGCCGACGCGGGCTTGGCGCCCGCCGACATCGATGCGGTTCTCACCATGGGCGACACCCCCGCCGACGAGGCGGCCGCCGCGCTGGGTGTTGCGGCCGCGGGCGAACAGGGGCCGATGCTGGGCCGCAACGGGCTGCTGACCCCGGTCGTCGCCGCGCGTGACCTGATCGCCGAGGGCAGGGCCCGCCACGTGCTCGTCTACCGGACGGTGCAGATGATCGGCGGCACGGTGGATCGCGGTGCCGCCGAACGGGTTCCGGCATCGGGCGGCAAGCCCGCCGAAGGCGGTATGGACATGACCGAAGTCGGCTATCTGCTTGCCGCACACGCATATTCGGCCGCCAACTGGCTCGCCCTGCACTGTCGCGCCCATATGGACCGCTACGGCACCACCAAAGAGCAACTCGGCTGGATCGCACTGAACGGGCGACGCAATGCCGCGAGCAACCCGCTGGCGGTGTACCGCGACCCGATGACCATGGAGCAGTACCTGGGCGCCAGGATGATCTCCTCACCTCTGGGCCTCCTCGATTGCGACGTGCCGGTCGACGGTTCCATCGCTCTGGTGCTCTCCACCCCCGCACACCGGGCCAACGCCCCGCACGGTGCGGTCACCATCGAAGCCGCGGGTGGGGCGTCGGGTGCGGGCGGATGGACCGGTCGCCCCGACTACCCGAAGATGGCGATGCATGATGCCGCCGCCGACATGTGGTCACAGACCGACCTGAAACCGGCTGACGTCGACATCGCCGAGTTGTACGACGGTTTCAGCTATCTCACGCTGGCATGGTTGGAGGCGTTGGGTTTCTGCGCCGACGGTGAGGGTGGGCCGTTCGTCGAGGGCGGTCACAAGATCGCGCGTGACGGCCCGTTGCCGCTGAACACCTACGGCGGTCAGTTGTCGGCCGGCCGTATGCACGGGTACTGGGTGCTGTACGAGGCATGTCAGCA
- a CDS encoding Isovaleryl-CoA dehydrogenase 1, producing the protein MGIAITEDHRELAEVARSFLVARGARTASRALLDADTESQPEFWSELAGLGWLGLHVPEQYGGSGCGLPELVAVTEEFGRAVAPGPFVPTVIASAIISSAGTEEQRGRWLPGLVDGSSTAGVGFSTALSSDGSHCTGEAGVVLGAGLADLLVLTVGDDVVVLSAAADGVVVDVKTNLDPTRRSARVTLTDVAIDGSEVLAGAAGTARAMARTILAAEAVGGAHDCLETAVEYAKVREQFGRTIGTFQAVKHHLANMLVAAESAGATAWDAARAAAAGEQEFALMAACAATLAFPAYVHNAELNIQVHGGIGYTWEHDAHLHLRRALTLRGLLGGRDAPVDVYELTAKGVVRENSIDLPPEAEQLREEVRAEFATWTGLDPDPLRERMIETGYVMPHWPKPWGRAAGAVEQLVIEQEMAEAGIKRPEFGITGWVVLTMIQHGTADQIERLVRPALTGEHVWCQLFSEPGAGSDAAAVSTKATRTDGGWIINGQKVWTSGAHLCRYGLATVRTDPAAAKHAGITTVIIDMNAPGVEVRPLRQITGGSEFNEVFFNDVFVPDRDVVGEPNDGWRVARATLGNERVSIGGGLPGARGAAGTVVDLTQRYGDRVAAAPERAGRFLADDHALRLLNLRRAVRSVVGAEPGPEGNVTKLLIAEHVVARAGLAAELVGPDVALLSGPGKYPGFMVLASRGMTIAGGTSEITRNQIAERILGLPRDPLIK; encoded by the coding sequence ATGGGCATCGCCATCACCGAAGACCACCGTGAGCTAGCCGAGGTCGCACGGTCCTTCCTCGTCGCGCGCGGTGCGCGTACGGCATCGCGCGCGCTGTTGGACGCCGACACCGAATCGCAGCCCGAATTCTGGTCCGAACTCGCCGGACTGGGGTGGCTGGGCCTCCATGTGCCTGAGCAGTACGGCGGCTCGGGATGTGGCCTGCCCGAACTGGTCGCGGTGACAGAGGAATTCGGGCGTGCGGTGGCGCCGGGACCGTTCGTGCCGACGGTGATCGCGTCGGCGATCATCTCCTCAGCGGGCACCGAGGAGCAACGCGGGCGCTGGTTACCGGGCCTGGTCGACGGGAGTTCGACGGCGGGCGTCGGGTTCAGCACGGCGCTGTCCTCCGACGGCTCGCACTGCACAGGTGAGGCAGGTGTGGTACTCGGTGCGGGTCTGGCCGACCTGCTGGTGCTCACGGTCGGGGACGACGTCGTGGTGCTCTCGGCCGCGGCCGACGGCGTCGTCGTCGACGTGAAGACGAACCTCGACCCGACCAGGCGCTCGGCACGCGTCACGCTGACCGACGTCGCGATCGACGGTTCGGAGGTGCTTGCGGGCGCCGCCGGAACCGCGCGCGCCATGGCCAGGACCATCCTGGCCGCCGAAGCAGTTGGGGGAGCACACGATTGCCTCGAGACCGCGGTCGAGTACGCGAAGGTACGTGAACAATTCGGCCGCACCATCGGTACGTTCCAGGCCGTCAAACATCATCTGGCCAACATGCTGGTGGCCGCGGAATCGGCCGGAGCGACCGCATGGGACGCGGCGAGGGCGGCAGCGGCAGGCGAGCAGGAGTTCGCCCTGATGGCGGCCTGTGCGGCGACCCTGGCGTTTCCGGCTTACGTGCACAACGCCGAATTGAACATCCAGGTGCACGGCGGCATCGGGTACACGTGGGAGCACGACGCGCACCTGCACCTGCGGCGTGCCCTCACACTGCGCGGGTTGCTCGGCGGACGCGACGCCCCGGTCGATGTCTATGAACTGACCGCGAAGGGCGTGGTTCGCGAGAACTCGATCGATCTGCCGCCCGAAGCCGAACAGCTGCGCGAGGAGGTGCGTGCCGAGTTCGCCACCTGGACGGGATTGGATCCGGACCCGTTGCGCGAGCGCATGATCGAGACCGGATATGTGATGCCGCACTGGCCGAAGCCGTGGGGCCGAGCGGCCGGTGCGGTCGAACAACTGGTCATCGAGCAGGAGATGGCCGAGGCCGGCATCAAGCGACCGGAGTTCGGCATCACCGGCTGGGTGGTGCTGACGATGATCCAGCACGGCACCGCCGATCAGATCGAGCGACTGGTGCGCCCGGCGCTGACCGGGGAGCACGTCTGGTGCCAGCTGTTTTCCGAACCCGGCGCCGGTTCGGACGCGGCGGCGGTGAGCACCAAGGCCACGCGCACCGACGGTGGCTGGATCATCAACGGTCAGAAGGTGTGGACCAGCGGCGCGCACCTCTGTCGTTATGGCCTGGCGACGGTGCGCACCGATCCCGCCGCGGCCAAGCACGCAGGCATCACCACGGTCATCATCGACATGAACGCTCCCGGCGTCGAGGTCCGGCCGCTGCGTCAGATCACCGGGGGCTCGGAGTTCAACGAGGTGTTCTTCAACGACGTCTTCGTTCCCGACCGCGACGTGGTCGGCGAACCCAACGACGGATGGCGGGTGGCGCGGGCGACCCTCGGTAACGAACGCGTCAGCATCGGCGGCGGACTACCCGGTGCCCGAGGAGCCGCCGGGACGGTCGTCGACCTGACACAGCGGTACGGTGACCGGGTCGCGGCCGCCCCCGAGCGGGCGGGCAGGTTCCTCGCCGACGATCACGCGCTGCGACTGCTCAACCTGCGCCGGGCGGTGCGCAGCGTCGTCGGTGCCGAACCCGGTCCGGAGGGCAACGTCACCAAACTCCTGATCGCCGAACACGTCGTGGCCCGGGCGGGCCTCGCCGCGGAGCTCGTCGGACCCGACGTCGCGCTCCTGAGCGGTCCGGGGAAGTATCCGGGCTTCATGGTGCTGGCCTCCCGCGGTATGACCATCGCGGGCGGCACCTCGGAGATCACACGCAATCAGATCGCCGAGCGCATCCTCGGTCTGCCGCGCGACCCGCTGATCAAGTGA
- a CDS encoding putative nucleic-acid-binding protein containing a Zn-ribbon, whose translation MYFYSVSDASVPSDFSHAPRILPPLDDTSRPYWTGGAEGRLLIAHCAACRRYVHPPRPVCPTCGTDPEFVAVSGRGTVFTYTVCHQQFNPSVPTPFVVALIELSEDAGTRLIANVVDCDPDAVYSGMPVELRFQQQDDVWVPVFAPVT comes from the coding sequence GTGTACTTTTATAGCGTGTCTGATGCTTCGGTTCCTTCCGATTTCTCGCACGCCCCGCGCATCCTGCCCCCGCTCGACGACACCTCGCGCCCGTATTGGACCGGCGGAGCCGAGGGCCGGTTGCTCATCGCCCACTGCGCGGCATGTCGGCGCTACGTCCATCCCCCACGGCCGGTGTGCCCGACGTGCGGAACCGATCCGGAGTTCGTCGCGGTGTCGGGTCGGGGAACCGTCTTCACCTACACGGTGTGTCATCAGCAGTTCAATCCCAGCGTGCCAACACCTTTCGTGGTCGCCCTGATCGAGCTGAGCGAAGATGCCGGCACGCGGCTCATTGCCAACGTCGTCGACTGCGACCCTGATGCGGTGTACTCCGGGATGCCGGTCGAGCTCCGATTCCAACAACAAGACGACGTGTGGGTTCCGGTGTTCGCGCCGGTCACTTGA